TCATAATAAATATTCGCAAATTGTACCAAAAAAAATTTTATAGCATAGAGGTGTTTTGATGGGTTATCATAGGTAAAAACGTACATTTACTACTAAAAACACAAAACCCCAGTCCTTTTTTGATCAAAGACTGAGGTATTTTTAATATAAGAAGTATCGGATCCCTACTTTTTAGCTAAAAAATACTTTAATAAAAAAGCAGTAGAGCTATCATGATTTTTAATATGCCCGGAATTAATTTCTCCTAAAATAGACGATGCCAGTTGCTTACCCAACTCAACTCCCCACTGATCATAACTGAAAATATTCCAGATAACACCCTGAACAAATATCTTATGCTCATACATGGCCACTAAAGAACCCAGGGTTTCCGGAGTTAATTTTTCAATCAATAACGTATTCGTTGGTTTGTTTCCTGCAAAAACTTTAAAAGGAAGCAGGAAAGCTGCTGCCTCACCACTGACTTGCTGCTGATCAAACTCTGCCTGCACCTGTGCCTCGCTTTTACCATTCAATAAGGCTTCGGTCTGGGCAAAGAAATTAGACATCAGTTTGTCATGGTGATCGTTGTTTCCGTATAATGGTTTTACGAAACCAATAAAGTCCGTAGGGATTAATTTGGTCCCCTGGTGGATCAGCTGAAAGAAAGCATGTTGTGAGTTCGTTCCCGGCTCTCCCCAGATAATGATACCCGTTTGGTAGTTTACCGGTTTCCCGTCTCTACCAACACTCTTCCCATTGCTCTCCATTATACCCTGTTGCAGGTAAGGCGCCAGTTTCTGAAGGTATTGTGTATACGGGATCAATGCCTCACTTTCGGCACCAAAGAAATTATTATACCAGATACTGAGCAATGCCAATACTACCGGTATGTTTTTGTCAAAGTCAGCTGTTTTAAAATGGTCATCCATTTCATGAGCCCCTTTTAATAATTTATCAAAATTATCATAACCCACCGCAAGACTGATCGACAGCCCTACAGCACTCCAAAGCGAGAATCTTCCGCCAACCCAGTCCCACATTGGGAATACATTGTCCGCATTGATCCCAAATTCCGTTACTTTCTGAATATTGGTAGAAACTGCTACGAAATGATCCGCCACATCTTTTTGAGTTGCCGATTTTAAAAACCAGTTCCGGATCGTTTCCGAATTGGAAAGCGTTTCCTGGGTGGTGAATGTTTTGGATACAATAACGAAAAGCGTCGTTTCAGGATTAATTTTTTTAATCACTTCATTGACATGATCGCCATCTACATTCGACACAAAATGCACATTCAGGTGGTTCTTGTAAAACTGTAATGCTTCCACTACCATCGCAGGCCCTAAATCAGATCCTCCGATACCAATGTTTACAATATCCGTAAATGCTTTTCCGGTATATCCTTTACGCTGTCCTGTTACCACTTCATTGGTAAACGCCTTTATTTTATTTTTTACGTCATAAATTTCAGGAATGACATTCGTCCCCTCTACATTTACAACGGCACTTTCCGGCGCCCGTAAAGCGGTATGCAATACTGCCCTGTCTTCTGTCTGGTTAATAATATCACCTTCAAAATATTGGGCAATTGCGGCTTTCAGCCCTACTGCCTCAGCAAGCTCCAGCAAAAGTGCAATAGTGTCCTTATTGATAATATTTTTAGAGTAATCAACTAAAAAATCATTCCATTGAATGTGGAATTTTTCCGCTCTTGCAGCATCATTCTGAAACATTTCAGCCATTGATACCTTTTGCATTTCCTGGAAATGTGTTGTTAGTTTCTGCCAGGCAGCAGTTTGTGTAGGGTTAGTATTTCCTAAAGCCATTGTTTTTATTTTTTAGAGAGTTGGAGTAGTGTAAAACACTTAGCTCTTAAATTTTATAGTCGCGATACTGTCCAGTTCTTTTTTTAGTGGCGCTATTTCAGCCAGGAACC
The Flavobacterium kingsejongi genome window above contains:
- the pgi gene encoding glucose-6-phosphate isomerase gives rise to the protein MALGNTNPTQTAAWQKLTTHFQEMQKVSMAEMFQNDAARAEKFHIQWNDFLVDYSKNIINKDTIALLLELAEAVGLKAAIAQYFEGDIINQTEDRAVLHTALRAPESAVVNVEGTNVIPEIYDVKNKIKAFTNEVVTGQRKGYTGKAFTDIVNIGIGGSDLGPAMVVEALQFYKNHLNVHFVSNVDGDHVNEVIKKINPETTLFVIVSKTFTTQETLSNSETIRNWFLKSATQKDVADHFVAVSTNIQKVTEFGINADNVFPMWDWVGGRFSLWSAVGLSISLAVGYDNFDKLLKGAHEMDDHFKTADFDKNIPVVLALLSIWYNNFFGAESEALIPYTQYLQKLAPYLQQGIMESNGKSVGRDGKPVNYQTGIIIWGEPGTNSQHAFFQLIHQGTKLIPTDFIGFVKPLYGNNDHHDKLMSNFFAQTEALLNGKSEAQVQAEFDQQQVSGEAAAFLLPFKVFAGNKPTNTLLIEKLTPETLGSLVAMYEHKIFVQGVIWNIFSYDQWGVELGKQLASSILGEINSGHIKNHDSSTAFLLKYFLAKK